Proteins co-encoded in one Deltaproteobacteria bacterium genomic window:
- the crcB gene encoding fluoride efflux transporter CrcB produces MKFVWIALAGAMGTLCRYWLSGLVYDLLGREFPWGTWAVNILGAFLFGLVWIMAEERGLLSAQARLFILTGFMGAFTTFSTFIFESGGLLNDGQWLKLMLNVGGQNAVGFLALYLGTGLGRLV; encoded by the coding sequence ATGAAATTTGTTTGGATCGCCCTGGCGGGAGCCATGGGCACATTGTGCCGGTATTGGCTTTCGGGCTTGGTCTATGATTTGCTGGGGCGGGAGTTTCCCTGGGGAACCTGGGCGGTGAACATTCTGGGGGCTTTTTTGTTCGGCTTGGTCTGGATCATGGCCGAGGAGCGGGGACTGCTCTCGGCTCAGGCCAGGTTATTTATTTTGACCGGATTCATGGGCGCGTTCACGACCTTTTCGACCTTTATTTTTGAAAGTGGCGGCCTGCTCAATGACGGGCAGTGGCTGAAACTCATGCTCAATGTCGGCGGACAGAACGCGGTTGGCTTCCTGGCCCTGTATCTGGGCACGGGCCTGGGCCGGCTGGTGTAG